One Bacillota bacterium DNA segment encodes these proteins:
- a CDS encoding hydrogenase small subunit — translation MTREKFAAVCRKLSSRDNHALTEKLLSAVKTHRAKHNTPKLSVVWIETNDSGDNNISFMNTTFPYLGRVFAEMIDLLYSNTFMAAQGTKALAVLERAAAMQYGPFTLVVEGAIPVKDDGLYCAVARTQDRYITAFEAVTRFGKLAEHVVAVGTCASFGGPSAARPNITGSVGLSKVLPRKIINVSGCPVNPDWFVGTLAHLLMYGRPELDRFNRPALFYGFTVHRHCQRRSYFDKKDFADKLGDIECMFSKGCMGPKTGADCPYRQWVDHVNWPVKANTPCIGCTNEDFPDGSSPFFTSLSVKSPEHE, via the coding sequence TTGACCAGAGAAAAGTTTGCCGCCGTCTGCCGTAAGTTATCTTCCCGCGACAATCATGCGCTGACCGAAAAGCTATTATCCGCGGTTAAAACCCACCGGGCAAAGCATAACACCCCAAAGCTTTCCGTTGTCTGGATAGAGACCAATGACAGCGGTGACAACAACATCTCCTTCATGAACACCACTTTTCCTTATTTGGGCCGTGTTTTTGCCGAAATGATCGATCTTTTATACAGTAACACCTTCATGGCCGCCCAGGGCACGAAGGCGCTCGCCGTCCTTGAACGGGCCGCCGCGATGCAGTACGGTCCGTTCACCCTTGTGGTCGAAGGGGCCATACCCGTTAAAGACGACGGCCTTTATTGCGCCGTCGCCAGAACCCAAGACCGGTACATCACGGCTTTTGAAGCAGTGACGCGGTTTGGGAAACTCGCGGAACACGTAGTGGCCGTCGGCACCTGCGCCAGTTTCGGGGGGCCCTCCGCGGCACGGCCGAACATAACCGGAAGCGTCGGACTCTCGAAGGTACTCCCCCGGAAAATCATTAATGTCAGCGGTTGCCCGGTTAACCCCGACTGGTTTGTGGGCACCCTGGCCCATTTACTGATGTACGGGAGGCCCGAGCTCGACCGGTTTAACCGCCCGGCGTTGTTCTACGGGTTTACGGTGCACAGGCACTGCCAGCGCCGCTCTTACTTCGATAAGAAGGATTTTGCCGATAAACTCGGTGACATCGAATGCATGTTTTCTAAGGGATGCATGGGCCCGAAAACGGGAGCCGACTGCCCGTACAGGCAGTGGGTGGACCACGTGAACTGGCCGGTTAAGGCCAATACCCCGTGCATCGGCTGCACCAACGAGGATTTCCCGGACGGGTCCTCACCTTTTTTCACTTCGCTGTCCGTAAAAAGTCCGGAACATGAATAA
- a CDS encoding flagellar motor protein MotB codes for MKARKKEVKEANHERWLITYADLITLLLIFFVVLYTFSNVDAKKFAGIAQSLSQALGGSAGMVVSGQGPSVVSGAPVSQESIETKINLNADAIENIQLQKIREQIEKYAKEQGLAAKVTARIEERGVVVSIQDTALFPVGSADLTPQARVIVHKVGQILVTTDNYIRIEGHTCDLPIHTPRFPSNWELSTARATSVVQELLHADNFPPQRLSASGYGEYRPMVANNSELNRQQNRRVDFVVLRSRYKEVEPAVPPELFYKAPKVVP; via the coding sequence ATGAAAGCACGTAAAAAGGAGGTAAAGGAAGCCAACCACGAACGGTGGCTGATCACCTACGCCGACTTGATTACCCTGCTCCTGATTTTTTTTGTCGTTCTTTATACCTTCAGCAACGTTGACGCCAAGAAATTCGCCGGCATCGCCCAGTCCCTCTCCCAAGCGCTGGGCGGCAGCGCCGGCATGGTCGTGTCCGGACAGGGGCCGTCGGTGGTTTCCGGGGCGCCGGTATCACAGGAAAGCATAGAGACTAAAATTAATCTGAACGCAGATGCCATCGAAAACATCCAACTGCAGAAGATCAGGGAACAGATCGAAAAATACGCCAAGGAGCAGGGACTCGCGGCCAAAGTCACCGCCAGGATCGAAGAACGCGGCGTGGTGGTAAGCATTCAGGACACCGCGTTATTCCCCGTGGGCTCGGCGGACCTTACCCCGCAGGCCCGGGTGATAGTACATAAAGTCGGTCAGATACTGGTCACGACCGACAACTACATCCGGATAGAGGGACACACCTGTGATCTTCCGATTCATACCCCCCGTTTCCCGTCCAACTGGGAGCTTTCCACGGCCCGCGCCACCAGCGTGGTGCAAGAACTGCTCCATGCGGACAACTTCCCGCCGCAGCGCCTTTCCGCGTCAGGGTACGGCGAGTACCGGCCTATGGTCGCGAACAACTCCGAACTCAACCGGCAGCAAAACCGCCGGGTGGACTTCGTGGTCCTGCGCTCACGCTATAAGGAGGTCGAACCGGCCGTGCCGCCCGAATTGTTCTATAAAGCGCCCAAGGTCGTGCCCTAA
- a CDS encoding flagellar motor protein, which yields MDLATILGVTLGIASLVLAFIMEGGHIGMLIALPAAIIVFGGTLGAVMAGFSLAEIMLIPKLFKVIIFAKPVDERALIDQMVELAEKARREGLLYLENHLGEIDSAFLRKGIQLVVDGTDPDLVHNIMEIEMYAMQERHKIGQELFNQAGGYAPTMGIIGTVMGLIHVLGSLSNPDALGPAIAMAFTATLYGVSSANVIYFPIATRLKGLSAKEEVAYQMMIEGLLALQAGNNPILIRERLTAYLRPGERKTAPVEKEGQGEVYEST from the coding sequence ATGGACCTGGCAACCATCCTTGGTGTTACGCTCGGCATAGCATCTCTGGTTCTTGCGTTTATAATGGAAGGCGGACACATCGGGATGCTTATCGCCCTCCCGGCGGCCATAATAGTTTTCGGAGGCACCCTCGGTGCCGTTATGGCCGGTTTTTCACTTGCCGAGATAATGCTCATACCCAAGCTTTTCAAGGTGATAATTTTTGCCAAACCGGTTGACGAGCGCGCGCTTATCGACCAGATGGTTGAACTGGCCGAGAAAGCCCGCCGGGAGGGCCTGCTTTATCTTGAGAACCATCTGGGGGAAATCGACTCCGCTTTCCTGCGCAAGGGAATCCAACTTGTTGTAGACGGCACCGATCCCGATCTGGTCCACAACATTATGGAGATCGAGATGTACGCGATGCAGGAGCGCCACAAGATCGGCCAGGAGCTTTTCAACCAGGCCGGCGGTTATGCGCCGACCATGGGCATTATCGGCACCGTTATGGGCCTGATCCACGTGCTGGGAAGCCTTTCTAACCCTGATGCGCTCGGTCCGGCGATCGCGATGGCGTTCACCGCTACCTTGTACGGCGTGTCAAGCGCCAATGTGATCTACTTCCCGATCGCCACACGTCTGAAAGGTCTCAGCGCCAAGGAAGAGGTTGCCTATCAGATGATGATCGAGGGACTCCTGGCACTCCAGGCGGGGAACAACCCGATCCTTATCAGAGAACGGCTTACCGCGTACCTGAGACCGGGAGAGCGGAAGACAGCCCCGGTCGAAAAAGAAGGCCAAGGTGAGGTTTATGAAAGCACGTAA
- a CDS encoding AarF/ABC1/UbiB kinase family protein: protein MSIWVLVKINAERLISCPPCEGRNMMLPSFGRYYRHIKRYRQITRVALRHGLGHLSTSLGLGGLFRIYRRNRQTIAESPATRLRSAFWELGPTFIKLGQLLSTRADLLPEGYIRELEKLQDTVPPASREEIVRTVEREFGCPLEQVFASFDSDPLGSASIAQVHAARLLSGEEVVVKVRRPGVTEGIAVDIDILKDIARFAEKHTAWGRFYPFTEMVTEFRRVLSEECDFTIEAQHAEIFRRNHSGNEAVIIPGVFWEYTRPGILVLERINGIKISDLASLDADGIDRPRLARRLAETLLQQMLGDGFFHADPHPGNLYVLPGNRIAFVDFGIVGRLSPSMKELIGWLVVGLTQKNAGIVTRVVLQMQVTSEMTNPAALKRDIEMLQQKYYEIPLSAISLPEAFGDMLQVAYRHRLRMPAELALLVKTLTTADGLLRRLYPEISIAEIASPIGRRFITSRLSIEGIKQFLLAELPTHLYFLTRLPGQITTLLEDVSRGNLRVKQENPDLKRLADRVDTNINRLILGLLTVTLLTGSFLLAGKGIRFFDFLPAAEVFFTGALFCLLLLLLKK from the coding sequence GTGTCTATTTGGGTGCTGGTTAAGATAAACGCCGAGCGGCTGATTAGTTGCCCGCCATGCGAAGGAAGGAACATGATGCTACCCTCGTTCGGGCGATACTACCGGCATATCAAACGATACCGGCAGATAACCCGCGTGGCCCTGCGGCACGGTCTGGGCCATTTATCAACCAGTCTGGGCCTTGGCGGCCTTTTCCGGATCTACCGCCGGAACCGGCAAACGATTGCCGAGTCGCCTGCAACCCGCTTGCGTTCGGCTTTCTGGGAACTCGGCCCCACATTTATTAAACTCGGTCAGCTTCTTTCCACCCGCGCCGACCTCCTGCCGGAAGGATACATCCGCGAGCTGGAAAAACTTCAGGATACCGTCCCGCCCGCAAGCCGCGAGGAAATTGTACGGACCGTTGAGAGGGAATTCGGATGCCCACTGGAGCAGGTCTTTGCCTCCTTTGACTCCGATCCGCTGGGGTCCGCCTCTATCGCCCAGGTACACGCCGCCCGGCTCCTTTCGGGGGAAGAGGTCGTGGTTAAGGTACGCCGGCCGGGCGTTACGGAAGGAATCGCCGTCGACATCGATATACTGAAGGACATCGCCCGTTTTGCCGAAAAGCACACCGCATGGGGCCGTTTTTACCCTTTTACCGAAATGGTTACGGAGTTCCGGAGGGTTCTGAGCGAGGAATGCGACTTCACCATCGAGGCCCAGCACGCCGAGATCTTCCGCCGGAACCACTCCGGCAACGAAGCGGTAATCATCCCGGGAGTCTTCTGGGAATACACCAGGCCGGGAATCCTGGTCCTGGAGCGTATCAATGGAATCAAGATCTCCGATTTGGCGTCCCTCGACGCCGATGGTATCGACCGCCCGCGTCTGGCCCGCCGCTTGGCGGAAACACTTCTGCAGCAGATGCTCGGCGACGGTTTTTTCCATGCGGACCCGCACCCCGGCAACCTGTATGTCCTGCCGGGAAACAGGATCGCCTTTGTGGACTTCGGTATCGTGGGACGTCTGAGCCCGAGCATGAAAGAACTAATCGGATGGCTGGTGGTGGGATTGACCCAAAAAAACGCCGGCATCGTCACCAGGGTAGTCCTACAGATGCAGGTAACCTCGGAAATGACAAACCCCGCCGCCTTGAAAAGAGACATCGAAATGCTGCAGCAAAAGTATTACGAAATACCGCTCAGCGCGATCAGTCTTCCCGAAGCCTTCGGCGACATGCTGCAGGTGGCGTACCGTCACCGGCTGCGCATGCCTGCCGAACTCGCGCTCCTCGTAAAAACCCTGACCACCGCGGACGGGTTACTCCGCCGGCTTTACCCTGAGATAAGCATCGCCGAAATAGCCTCTCCCATCGGGCGCAGATTTATTACCTCCCGTCTCAGCATCGAAGGAATAAAGCAGTTCCTTCTTGCCGAGCTTCCCACGCACCTGTACTTCCTCACACGCTTACCGGGGCAGATTACCACGCTCCTCGAGGACGTTTCCCGCGGCAACCTGCGCGTAAAACAAGAGAATCCGGACCTGAAACGACTTGCCGACCGCGTTGACACGAACATCAATAGATTAATCCTCGGTCTTTTGACCGTTACCCTGTTAACCGGATCCTTCCTTCTTGCCGGAAAGGGCATCCGGTTTTTCGACTTTCTTCCCGCCGCCGAAGTCTTCTTCACCGGCGCTTTATTCTGCCTCCTGTTGCTCTTACTGAAGAAATAA